Proteins encoded by one window of Thermococcus sp. EP1:
- a CDS encoding gamma carbonic anhydrase family protein — MVVYELNGKRPKIHETAFVDDNAYIIGDVVLEEKTSVWPSAVLRGDIEQIYIGKGSNIQDNVSVHTSPENPTILGEYVTIGHNAVIHGAKIGNYVIVGMGAIVLDGAKIGNHVIIGAGALIPPGKEIPDYSLVVGVPGKVVRQLTEKEIEMTKKNAEIYIELAEMHIQKRKRVE; from the coding sequence ATGGTGGTTTATGAGCTAAATGGAAAGAGGCCTAAAATTCATGAGACGGCATTTGTGGATGATAATGCCTATATAATCGGGGATGTAGTCTTAGAGGAGAAAACAAGTGTCTGGCCATCAGCAGTACTCAGAGGAGATATAGAGCAAATATACATTGGGAAAGGCTCCAACATACAGGATAATGTGAGTGTTCACACTTCTCCTGAAAATCCCACGATACTTGGGGAATATGTTACAATAGGCCACAATGCAGTTATTCACGGTGCGAAAATCGGAAACTATGTTATTGTTGGCATGGGGGCAATAGTTTTGGATGGGGCAAAGATTGGAAATCATGTCATAATAGGAGCTGGCGCTCTAATCCCACCAGGAAAAGAGATCCCAGATTACAGCCTTGTTGTTGGAGTTCCTGGAAAAGTTGTAAGGCAGCTCACTGAAAAAGAAATTGAGATGACTAAGAAAAATGCTGAAATCTACATTGAGCTTGCTGAAATGCATATTCAAAAGAGAAAGAGAGTTGAGTGA
- a CDS encoding elongation factor EF-2: MGKREEMIKEIKELMLQPERIRNMGIAAHIDHGKTTLSDNLLAGAGMISEELAGKQLVLDFDEQEQARGITINAANVSMIHEYEGQKYLINLIDTPGHVDFGGDVTRAMRAIDGAIIVVDAVEGVMPQTETVLRQALREYVKPVLFINKVDRLIKELKLTPQQMQERFVKVITDVNRLIRKYAPQEFRDKWLVNVNDGSVAFGSAYYNWALSVPYMKKTGVSFKDIIDLTNAGDLKTLRKKAPLHVVVLDMVVRHLPNPVEAQRYRIPHLWRGEVESEIGQSMAKCDPKGKVVMVVTKIIIDKHAGEVATGRVWSGTVKTGQEVHLITAKRKARIQQVGIYMGPERVNMEAVPAGNIVAVTGLRDAMAGETVSEEQIEPFEALHYTSEPVVTVAIEAKNVKDLPRLIEALRQLAKEDPTLHVKIDEETGQHLLSGMGELHLEVKLVHLKEQWGVDVDVSEPIVVYRESITKVSPIVEGKSPNKHNRFYIVVEPMPDNIYQAIKEGEIPEGRPKDTKAVAKKLAELGMDYDIARGIVDIYNGNMFLDNTKGLQYLNEVMDLLVDGFHQAMDEGPLAKEPVMKVIVRLVDAKIHEDNVHRGPAQIYPAIRTAIHCAMMKSNPVLYEPYQKVIINVPYEYMGSVSREMNQRRGQLIDMRQEGEVMIIISEAPVAEMFGFAGAIRGATSGRALWSTEHAGFKRVPTELAINIIRQIRQRKGLDPNPPTEKDICPQQ, from the coding sequence ATGGGAAAGAGGGAAGAGATGATTAAGGAAATTAAGGAATTGATGCTTCAGCCTGAAAGAATTAGAAATATGGGTATTGCCGCTCACATTGACCACGGTAAGACAACATTGAGTGATAATCTTTTGGCTGGAGCAGGAATGATTAGTGAGGAACTCGCAGGAAAGCAACTCGTGCTTGACTTTGATGAGCAGGAGCAAGCAAGAGGTATTACAATCAACGCAGCTAACGTTTCAATGATTCACGAATATGAGGGACAAAAATACCTCATTAACCTCATTGACACTCCAGGTCACGTTGACTTTGGTGGTGACGTTACAAGAGCAATGAGAGCTATAGATGGAGCAATAATTGTAGTTGATGCCGTTGAGGGTGTCATGCCCCAAACAGAGACCGTTCTTAGACAGGCCCTTAGAGAGTATGTTAAACCTGTGCTGTTCATAAATAAGGTTGATAGACTCATTAAAGAGCTCAAACTTACTCCTCAGCAAATGCAAGAGAGGTTTGTTAAGGTTATCACAGATGTAAACCGCTTAATTAGGAAATACGCTCCCCAGGAATTCAGAGACAAGTGGTTGGTAAACGTTAATGATGGTAGCGTTGCCTTTGGTTCCGCTTACTACAACTGGGCCCTTAGTGTTCCATACATGAAGAAAACCGGAGTCTCATTTAAGGACATTATTGACCTAACAAACGCTGGCGACTTGAAGACCTTGAGAAAGAAGGCCCCACTCCACGTTGTGGTATTGGATATGGTAGTTAGGCACCTTCCAAATCCAGTAGAGGCTCAAAGATATAGAATCCCACACCTCTGGAGAGGAGAAGTGGAAAGCGAGATCGGTCAATCAATGGCCAAGTGTGATCCAAAAGGAAAAGTGGTAATGGTTGTTACCAAGATCATTATTGACAAACACGCTGGTGAAGTGGCCACAGGTAGAGTTTGGAGTGGTACTGTAAAGACAGGTCAAGAAGTTCATCTTATAACTGCAAAGAGAAAGGCAAGAATCCAGCAAGTTGGTATTTACATGGGTCCAGAGAGAGTTAACATGGAAGCCGTGCCAGCGGGTAACATTGTGGCGGTTACTGGTTTAAGGGATGCTATGGCTGGTGAGACAGTCTCAGAAGAGCAAATTGAGCCATTTGAAGCACTTCACTACACAAGTGAGCCTGTTGTTACAGTAGCTATCGAAGCCAAGAACGTTAAGGATCTACCAAGACTTATTGAGGCTCTCAGACAGCTTGCTAAGGAGGATCCAACACTTCATGTTAAGATTGATGAAGAAACCGGACAGCACTTGCTCAGTGGTATGGGTGAGCTCCACCTTGAGGTTAAATTAGTACACCTTAAGGAACAATGGGGCGTTGATGTTGACGTTTCAGAGCCAATCGTCGTTTACAGAGAGAGCATTACAAAGGTCAGTCCAATAGTTGAAGGAAAGTCACCAAACAAGCACAACAGATTCTATATTGTCGTTGAACCAATGCCAGACAACATCTATCAAGCAATTAAAGAGGGCGAAATTCCCGAAGGAAGGCCAAAAGATACAAAAGCCGTTGCAAAGAAGCTTGCTGAACTTGGAATGGATTATGATATTGCGAGAGGTATCGTTGACATTTACAATGGAAACATGTTCCTTGACAACACAAAGGGTCTCCAGTACCTTAACGAAGTAATGGACCTTCTTGTCGATGGTTTCCACCAAGCAATGGACGAAGGGCCACTTGCTAAAGAACCAGTGATGAAGGTCATAGTAAGGCTTGTAGATGCTAAGATTCACGAAGATAACGTCCACAGAGGTCCAGCTCAGATTTATCCAGCAATTAGAACTGCTATTCACTGTGCAATGATGAAGTCCAACCCAGTCCTTTACGAACCATACCAGAAGGTCATCATAAACGTCCCATACGAATACATGGGTTCAGTCAGCAGAGAAATGAACCAAAGAAGAGGACAGCTTATTGACATGAGACAAGAGGGCGAAGTAATGATCATTATCTCAGAAGCTCCAGTAGCTGAAATGTTTGGATTCGCTGGAGCAATTAGAGGTGCAACCAGCGGTAGGGCATTGTGGAGCACAGAGCACGCAGGCTTCAAGAGAGTGCCAACTGAGCTTGCTATAAACATTATAAGGCAGATAAGACAAAGAAAAGGCCTTGATCCAAACCCACCAACTGAGAAAGACATCTGTCCACAACAGTGA
- the hjc gene encoding Holliday junction resolvase Hjc, with product MRYRKGASAERELIKMLEKEGFAVVRSAGSKKVDIVAGNGKTYLCIEVKTTRSDKLYLSEEDLMKVKSFSSTFGGKGIIAVKFINNGWYFFDAEELKKSGKNYKISLQIAKHSAKTLEEVIGKQKSLVEVIRSG from the coding sequence ATGAGATACCGGAAAGGTGCCAGTGCTGAGAGAGAACTCATAAAAATGCTAGAAAAAGAAGGATTTGCTGTTGTTAGATCTGCCGGAAGCAAAAAAGTAGATATAGTTGCCGGGAACGGCAAAACATACTTGTGTATAGAAGTAAAGACTACAAGAAGTGACAAACTCTATTTGAGTGAAGAAGACTTGATGAAGGTTAAGAGTTTTTCAAGCACATTTGGTGGAAAGGGAATTATTGCGGTCAAGTTCATAAACAATGGATGGTATTTCTTTGATGCTGAGGAGTTAAAAAAGAGCGGGAAGAACTATAAAATAAGCCTGCAAATAGCAAAGCATAGTGCCAAAACTCTTGAAGAGGTAATTGGCAAACAGAAGTCCTTAGTTGAGGTGATTAGAAGTGGGTAG
- the uppS gene encoding polyprenyl diphosphate synthase, giving the protein MIYRIVSFIPHILFKPVYDLYESYLFEKVKSRPEKIPKHVAIIMDGNRRWARLLDKPPWYGHLFGSQKLEEILEWCRELGIRTLTVYAFSTENFKRSKEEVKMLMDLFEKKFRELVHDERVHKYGIRVNVLGRKELLPKNVREAAEEAERATKKYNNYTLNIAVAYGGRSEIVDAVKRIVDDIQAGKLEKNEITEELLKRYLYVPNMSDPDIVIRTGGEVRISNFLIYQIAYSELFFVDVYFPEFRKIDFLRIIREYQKRSRRFGK; this is encoded by the coding sequence ATGATTTATAGGATTGTCTCTTTCATTCCTCATATTTTATTCAAGCCGGTGTATGACCTCTACGAGTCTTACCTATTTGAGAAAGTCAAGTCTAGACCTGAGAAAATCCCAAAGCATGTTGCGATCATAATGGATGGGAATAGGAGATGGGCTAGGCTTTTAGATAAGCCTCCGTGGTATGGCCATCTCTTTGGATCTCAAAAGTTAGAAGAGATCCTTGAGTGGTGTCGTGAGTTGGGTATAAGAACGCTGACAGTATACGCCTTCTCTACTGAGAACTTCAAGAGGAGTAAGGAAGAGGTTAAGATGTTAATGGATCTTTTTGAGAAGAAATTTAGAGAGCTAGTCCATGATGAAAGGGTTCATAAATATGGGATAAGGGTTAATGTTCTTGGAAGAAAAGAGTTGTTGCCCAAAAATGTCCGAGAGGCAGCTGAAGAGGCAGAGAGGGCCACGAAGAAATATAATAATTATACCTTAAATATTGCTGTTGCATATGGGGGGAGAAGTGAGATAGTCGATGCTGTGAAACGGATCGTTGATGATATTCAAGCTGGGAAACTCGAGAAGAATGAGATAACTGAGGAGCTGTTGAAAAGGTATCTTTATGTGCCCAACATGTCCGATCCTGATATAGTTATCAGGACGGGTGGTGAGGTTAGGATAAGCAACTTCTTGATTTATCAGATCGCGTATAGCGAGCTTTTCTTTGTCGATGTGTATTTTCCGGAGTTTAGAAAGATTGATTTCCTCAGAATAATTAGGGAATACCAGAAGAGAAGTAGAAGATTTGGAAAGTGA